A section of the Pseudomonas sp. Q1-7 genome encodes:
- a CDS encoding MotA/TolQ/ExbB proton channel family protein, whose protein sequence is MWELVKAGGWMMLPIVLCSIAATAIIAERLWTLRLSRVSPPHLLGQVWRQIKDKQLNGQKLKELRASSPLGEVLAAGLANSKHGREIMKECIEEAASRVIHELERYLNALGTIAAMAPLLGLLGTVFGMIEIFSGFMDNGMANAPVLAGGIAKALVTTAAGLVVAIPAVFFHRYLLRRVDELVVAMEQEAIKLVEVVQGDREVDFAEEAKA, encoded by the coding sequence GTGTGGGAGTTGGTCAAAGCCGGTGGCTGGATGATGCTGCCGATCGTTCTGTGTTCCATCGCCGCCACCGCCATCATTGCTGAACGCCTGTGGACCCTGCGCCTCAGCCGGGTCTCGCCGCCGCATCTGCTGGGCCAGGTCTGGCGCCAGATCAAGGACAAGCAATTGAATGGCCAGAAGCTCAAGGAGCTGCGTGCCTCCTCCCCCCTGGGGGAAGTGTTGGCGGCAGGGCTGGCCAATTCCAAGCATGGCCGCGAGATCATGAAGGAGTGCATCGAAGAGGCCGCCAGCCGGGTCATCCATGAGCTGGAACGCTACCTCAATGCTTTGGGTACCATCGCTGCCATGGCGCCGTTGCTGGGCCTGCTGGGCACGGTATTCGGCATGATCGAAATCTTCAGCGGCTTCATGGACAACGGCATGGCCAACGCGCCGGTGCTCGCCGGCGGTATCGCCAAAGCCCTGGTGACCACGGCCGCCGGCCTGGTCGTGGCTATTCCGGCGGTGTTCTTCCATCGTTACCTGCTGCGCCGTGTCGACGAGTTGGTGGTCGCCATGGAACAGGAAGCGATCAAGCTGGTGGAAGTGGTCCAGGGCGACCGCGAGGTCGACTTCGCAGAGGAAGCCAAAGCGTGA
- a CDS encoding ExbD/TolR family protein, with product MKFRRRAGNIAREEVFLNLTSLIDVIFVLLLFFVVTTTFSKPSQLKIELPEAVSGTPPEETQLKTLELSIAADGQYSLNGQSLVKSDLATLIAALGRESEGDNSLPLVITADARTTHQSVITAMDAAGKLGFSHLRMTTIESDAAKQP from the coding sequence GTGAAGTTCCGTCGCCGGGCGGGCAACATCGCCCGCGAAGAGGTGTTCCTCAACCTGACGTCGCTGATCGACGTGATTTTCGTGTTGCTGCTGTTCTTCGTGGTCACCACCACCTTCAGCAAGCCCAGCCAACTGAAGATCGAGTTGCCCGAGGCGGTCAGCGGTACGCCGCCGGAAGAGACCCAGCTGAAGACCCTGGAACTCAGCATCGCTGCCGACGGCCAGTACTCGCTCAATGGTCAGAGCCTGGTGAAAAGCGACCTGGCGACGCTGATCGCCGCCCTGGGCCGCGAGTCGGAGGGGGACAACAGCCTGCCGCTGGTGATCACCGCTGATGCCCGCACCACCCACCAGTCGGTGATCACCGCCATGGATGCCGCGGGCAAGCTGGGTTTCAGCCACCTGCGCATGACCACCATCGAGTCTGACGCGGCCAAGCAACCCTGA
- a CDS encoding DNA internalization-related competence protein ComEC/Rec2 produces MVSGLATLAVGLLLLRWMPSLPPVWWLYLQLLLGFALLGSRAWRPGLLLLGLGWACLSAQWALDDRLDPRLDGQVRWLEGRVVGLPESADGMVRFELEDLHSTRARLPRRLRLSWLDGPRVLAGERWRLAVRLKRPRGLVNPATFDYEAWLLARRIGATGSVKVGERLQPASGPVAWRDALRQRVLQVDAWGRAGGLAALVLGDSSGLQARDWRLLQDTGTTHLMVISGQHITLFAGVLYGLVASLARFGLWPRRLPWLPWACAMAFAGGLGYGVLAGFDVPVQRACMMLAVVLIWRLRFRHVGLLTPLLVALCTVLLADPLVVLLPGFWLSFGAVVLLVLAFAGRLGAWSWWRTWWRAQWVMGIGLVPLLLALALPISLSGPLANLLAVPWVSLVVLPLALSGTLLLGVGPLGEALLWLAGGALELLLQILAWAAAQLPAWIPSRVPLWAWLLGAIGVLLLIAPAGLPLRAFGFALSLPMWFPPQALPAAGQAEVWVLDVGQGLSVLVRTRAHALLYDAGPRQGEFDLGERVVIPVLRGLGVRELDLMLISHAHSDHAGGAVAVSRGLTVAKVLGGEAGQLPGELGALPCQAGDAWTWDGVKFLVWHRPVPGDSNESSCVLAVEANGERILLSGDIGARGEAAWIASGQPLAARWLVAGHHGSRTSSTRFFLRAVAPEKVLISRGHQNAFGHPHPLVVSRVRALPAEIHDTAEQGALRLHLGAWGEAEGWREKSVFWREK; encoded by the coding sequence ATGGTTTCGGGCCTGGCCACGCTTGCCGTCGGCCTTCTTCTGTTGCGCTGGATGCCCAGCCTGCCGCCGGTCTGGTGGCTCTATCTGCAACTGCTGCTCGGCTTCGCGCTGCTGGGCTCGCGTGCCTGGCGGCCAGGGCTCTTGCTGCTCGGCCTCGGTTGGGCCTGCCTGAGCGCTCAATGGGCACTGGATGACCGCCTGGACCCCCGGCTTGACGGTCAGGTGCGCTGGCTGGAAGGGCGGGTGGTCGGCTTGCCGGAGTCGGCCGACGGCATGGTGCGTTTCGAGCTGGAGGACCTGCATTCGACGCGGGCGCGGCTACCCCGGCGCCTGCGGTTGTCCTGGCTAGACGGTCCGCGTGTGCTGGCGGGGGAGCGCTGGCGCCTGGCTGTCCGACTCAAGCGGCCCCGCGGCTTGGTGAATCCGGCGACTTTCGATTACGAGGCCTGGCTGCTGGCGCGGCGCATCGGGGCGACCGGCTCGGTCAAGGTCGGCGAGCGACTGCAGCCAGCCAGCGGGCCTGTTGCCTGGCGCGATGCGCTGCGCCAGCGCGTCTTGCAGGTGGACGCCTGGGGGCGAGCCGGCGGCCTCGCCGCGTTGGTGCTGGGCGACAGTTCCGGCCTGCAGGCGCGGGACTGGCGCCTGCTGCAGGACACCGGAACCACTCATCTAATGGTGATATCGGGCCAGCACATCACCCTGTTCGCCGGCGTGCTCTATGGTCTGGTGGCGTCGCTCGCGCGCTTCGGACTCTGGCCGCGACGCCTGCCCTGGTTGCCCTGGGCTTGCGCCATGGCCTTCGCGGGCGGGCTCGGTTACGGCGTCCTGGCGGGCTTCGATGTGCCGGTGCAGCGGGCCTGCATGATGCTGGCCGTAGTGCTGATCTGGCGCCTGCGCTTTCGCCACGTTGGCCTGCTCACCCCTTTGCTGGTCGCGCTTTGCACGGTGTTGCTGGCCGATCCGCTGGTGGTCCTGCTGCCTGGTTTCTGGCTCTCGTTCGGCGCCGTGGTCCTGCTGGTCCTGGCCTTTGCCGGGCGACTCGGCGCCTGGTCCTGGTGGCGGACCTGGTGGCGCGCCCAGTGGGTCATGGGGATCGGCCTGGTGCCGCTGCTACTCGCGCTGGCCTTGCCCATCAGTCTCAGCGGTCCGCTGGCCAACCTGCTGGCAGTGCCCTGGGTCAGTCTGGTGGTACTGCCGCTGGCGCTGTCGGGGACCCTGTTGCTCGGCGTTGGCCCGCTGGGGGAAGCGTTGCTCTGGCTGGCCGGAGGGGCCCTGGAACTCCTGCTCCAGATCCTCGCCTGGGCCGCTGCGCAGCTACCCGCCTGGATTCCGTCGCGGGTTCCGCTTTGGGCCTGGCTGCTGGGTGCGATCGGTGTTCTGTTGTTGATCGCTCCGGCCGGCCTGCCGTTGCGCGCCTTTGGCTTCGCCCTGTCGTTGCCGATGTGGTTTCCGCCGCAGGCGCTTCCGGCAGCCGGTCAGGCCGAGGTATGGGTGCTCGATGTGGGGCAGGGACTTTCGGTGCTGGTTCGGACTCGCGCGCATGCGTTGCTCTACGATGCTGGTCCACGCCAGGGCGAGTTCGATCTCGGCGAGCGGGTGGTAATTCCGGTCCTTCGAGGTCTTGGAGTACGGGAGCTGGACTTGATGCTGATCAGCCACGCTCACTCCGATCACGCCGGCGGCGCTGTGGCCGTAAGCCGGGGGCTGACGGTCGCCAAGGTGCTCGGTGGAGAGGCCGGGCAGTTGCCCGGCGAGCTCGGCGCGCTGCCGTGCCAGGCCGGGGATGCCTGGACCTGGGATGGGGTGAAGTTCCTCGTCTGGCACAGGCCCGTGCCCGGCGACAGCAATGAAAGCTCGTGTGTACTGGCCGTCGAGGCCAATGGCGAGCGCATCCTGCTCAGTGGCGATATCGGCGCCCGCGGCGAGGCGGCCTGGATCGCCAGTGGCCAGCCGCTCGCGGCGCGCTGGCTGGTGGCCGGCCACCATGGCAGCCGCACATCCTCCACCCGCTTTTTCCTGCGCGCGGTGGCGCCTGAGAAGGTGCTGATCTCGCGAGGCCACCAGAACGCCTTCGGGCATCCGCACCCGCTTGTCGTTTCGCGGGTCCGGGCTCTCCCGGCCGAGATCCATGACACGGCGGAGCAGGGCGCATTGCGGCTGCACCTGGGGGCCTGGGGCGAGGCCGAGGGCTGGCGGGAAAAGTCCGTTTTCTGGAGGGAAAAATGA
- a CDS encoding DUF2062 domain-containing protein — MPRRIFKRYMPNPDTIRDHKSLRFLGTLIHDPNLWHLNRHSVARAMAMGLFAAFVPIPMQMLLAAGLAILVRANLPISVGLVWLTNPITMPPVFYCTYKVGAWIMQISPRALPDELTWEWITQEISSVWQPFLLGSLLCGVLIGALAYMLTMLYWRWWVGHSWRKRQKARREISR; from the coding sequence ATGCCGCGTCGCATCTTCAAACGCTACATGCCGAATCCGGACACCATCAGGGACCACAAATCCCTGCGTTTTCTCGGCACCCTGATCCACGATCCGAACCTCTGGCACCTCAACCGCCACTCGGTTGCCCGCGCCATGGCCATGGGCCTGTTCGCCGCCTTCGTGCCCATCCCGATGCAGATGCTGCTGGCCGCCGGCCTGGCCATCCTGGTCCGCGCCAACCTGCCGATTTCCGTGGGCCTGGTCTGGCTGACCAACCCCATCACCATGCCACCGGTCTTCTACTGCACCTACAAGGTGGGCGCCTGGATCATGCAGATTTCCCCGCGCGCCCTACCCGATGAACTGACCTGGGAATGGATTACCCAGGAAATTTCCTCGGTCTGGCAGCCGTTTCTCCTAGGATCACTGCTCTGCGGTGTACTGATCGGCGCGCTGGCCTACATGCTGACCATGCTCTATTGGCGCTGGTGGGTCGGACACAGTTGGCGCAAGCGCCAGAAAGCCCGGCGGGAAATCAGCCGCTGA
- a CDS encoding lipoprotein-releasing ABC transporter permease subunit, translating into MFRPLPFFIGTRYTRAKRRNHYISFISLTSMIGLALGVLAMIVVLSVMNGFQKEMRSRILGMVSHATLSAEQPLSDWRRLADAALKHPEVVGAVPFAELEGMLSYKGMMQPVQINGIDPQEETKVSIIGQHMVQGDLAALKAGESGIVIGEITARRFRLNVGDKLTLIVPEVSSAPGGITPRMQRLNVVGVFKVGAELDSSLALINIADASAIQRLQDGEVQSVRIALKDLFLAPEVSRQIVAELGQGYRSEDWTHTQGSLFSAMKMEKTMIGLLLLLIVAVAAFNIIATLIMVVADKRADIAILRTLGATPRQIMAVFMVQGSVIGAIGTLVGTLLGVIAALNVSEWIAALERASGRQIFSSDVYFVSYLPSELQLGDVLLICGAALVLSFLATLYPAWRAAQTQPAEALRYE; encoded by the coding sequence ATGTTCAGACCTCTCCCGTTCTTCATCGGCACGCGCTACACCCGCGCCAAGCGCCGCAACCACTACATCTCTTTCATCTCGCTGACCTCGATGATCGGTCTCGCCCTTGGCGTGCTGGCGATGATCGTGGTGCTGTCGGTGATGAACGGTTTCCAGAAGGAAATGCGCTCGCGCATCCTCGGTATGGTGTCCCATGCCACCCTGAGTGCCGAACAGCCGCTGAGCGACTGGCGTCGCCTGGCCGATGCGGCGCTGAAGCATCCGGAAGTGGTGGGAGCGGTGCCCTTCGCCGAACTGGAAGGCATGCTTTCCTACAAGGGCATGATGCAGCCGGTGCAGATCAACGGCATCGACCCGCAGGAGGAGACCAAGGTCTCCATCATTGGCCAGCACATGGTGCAGGGCGACCTGGCCGCGCTGAAAGCGGGGGAGTCCGGCATCGTCATCGGCGAGATCACCGCGCGGCGTTTTCGCCTCAACGTTGGCGACAAGTTGACCCTGATCGTCCCCGAGGTGAGCAGCGCGCCCGGCGGTATCACCCCGCGCATGCAGCGACTTAATGTGGTGGGGGTGTTCAAGGTCGGTGCCGAGCTGGACAGCTCCCTGGCGTTGATCAATATCGCCGACGCTTCGGCCATCCAGCGCCTGCAGGACGGCGAAGTGCAGAGCGTGCGCATTGCCCTGAAGGACCTCTTCCTGGCGCCCGAGGTATCGCGGCAGATCGTCGCCGAGTTGGGCCAGGGCTACCGGTCAGAGGACTGGACTCACACCCAGGGCAGCCTGTTCAGCGCCATGAAGATGGAGAAAACCATGATTGGCCTGCTGCTGCTGCTGATCGTGGCCGTGGCCGCCTTCAACATCATCGCCACCCTGATCATGGTGGTGGCCGACAAGCGTGCCGATATCGCCATCCTCCGCACCCTCGGCGCCACGCCTCGGCAGATCATGGCGGTGTTCATGGTGCAGGGCAGCGTGATCGGTGCCATCGGCACCCTGGTTGGCACGCTGCTGGGCGTCATCGCCGCCCTCAACGTCAGCGAGTGGATCGCCGCCCTGGAGCGCGCCAGCGGCCGGCAGATCTTCAGCTCCGACGTCTACTTCGTCAGTTACCTGCCATCCGAGCTGCAGCTGGGTGACGTGTTGCTGATCTGCGGCGCGGCGCTGGTGCTGAGCTTCCTGGCAACCCTGTACCCGGCCTGGCGTGCCGCGCAGACTCAGCCGGCCGAGGCCCTGCGCTACGAGTGA